The Anguilla rostrata isolate EN2019 chromosome 2, ASM1855537v3, whole genome shotgun sequence genome contains the following window.
TTACCTGAAGGCCCAGGCCATAGCTGCAATCCCCTGTAAGACCTTTAAAGTAAGTACGGTTAAAGGCAGATGCTCTGAACTCTTTCCTTGGGAAACTAGACTCAAGTTCTGTATATTGCTTTACTGAGAGTCAAAAATATCTATGCAAACCCTATTTATTGAAGCTGGGAAATAGCAAGGAATTCTGGGCCCCCTGAAAAAGTAACGCACTGGGCCCCCTAGTGGGCCTGAAGCATATCTCAAATAATTTGTGCCCCCTCTGGCTATGGGTCCCTAAAATTATTACCACCGTTCTCTCTACTTGAGATGGCACAGTATCTAAGATATGTAGGATTTGCAAGccatcatttcacatgcaatatATTCCCAATACCAACTTCTCTATTTCCAATAATTAGATTGCAGTGTGCGTAATTGGCAAGGGCATTGTAACTTATAGCAATATAACTTGTATTCTTAAGCAggtttagatttttattttgaaacatggCCAAAGTGTTGAGTATATGTTAATCAATTCAAAATTTCTCCAACACAGGAGTTCTCTCAGGAACAACTGCAGAGCTTGGGCCCAGAGAACGCAaaggcagtgacatcatcacagtgTGCTCAGCTGACTAATGAACAGTTGTGGGGTCTCCAAGCAGCCAGAGATGGCCTAAGAGAAGGTCTCTCCAGCCATATCCATTCTGCTGCCAGCTTAAACCTGGACACCATCTCAGTCAGCTCCGGTATCCATCAATGTTCCCTGGCACACACCCTGGCAATCATTTATCTCTCAGTACAAGGCTGACAGACCTCAGATGGGGAAGATTAACTAAAGTATAATGTCATGTGTGCTTAGGGGAGTGGGGGTTGGAAAGGGTTTTAATGATTGGAAATGAGATTAACAGTGCAaagtaataacaacaacaacaataataataataataataaactttattttacaTAGCACCTTTCATGCAACAAATGTAACCCAAAGTGTTTTACACAAAGATACAGATGAAAAATACTGACATACTTATTAAGAGTCACCCTTAATTAGAGGTTTTGTACAAAGTGTTTGGAGTCTTTATACATCAGTAAACTTATTAAGTTCACACCTAACTATGAATTCCCTCTCTTCTGTCCCAATCCCCCTGCCCTCTTTGCAGGTGTTTGTCTTCCTCTCTGTGGTGGGCTGTGGGTTATGGCCATATGTTCATCCATCCAAATAAAATGGTAATTATGGCATGCCAAGGACCtccataaaataaattcaacattgaaaataaaaagtagcatTTTCACTGATGCTGCCTGTAAATGCTGTAAGTTTAACAGCAAAGGGATTGCACAGTACTAGGTGCATTCTAGACTGAGGTGAAAGGTTTTAAAAActgatgggctgaatggccagttCTCTACATCAGTCTTAAGCCAGTATAGAGCCCTATGGTAGCATGTTACTGATGTTCTTTGTAATCACTGAGTATCACTGATTGGTCATTCTTAGAACCCACCAAATCTAAACAGCCTAAACTATTAACATGTCTACAACAGCAAATTAAAAGACAGAAAAGGCAGTTTAGCATGCTGCATGCATTATCTGCCTGTTCACCACCCTTCCCTTATGCAGCAAAGAAGGACTTGGTGTCCGAAACGCATCTCCTTCTTTTGGTTCAGTTATCAAAGACTGTTGCAGatctaaaccttttttttcaataCTTTTGCACATTTCATTGGATCTTTGATGCCTTTTTCCAAACCTATAAATATGACAATATGTTATTCTCAGTTTATTATACCTACAGTCAGATTACTATATTGGAAGAAAAATGTAGagaatgtacaaaaaatgtagAGAATGTAAATTATGTAACGACATACTCTGACCAAATATATTTGCAAGTGGTCAATTGAATGGGGTAGTTGTTCTGTGATGTACAAGTTTATGAGTAGAGTAcgtttaaagacactcaattgtGAAAAATGGACAAGTACCTAAACGAAGCgtcaacaataaaaaatgcaagcCTACTTGAGCACTCCAGTCATTAAAGGGCAATAGAAATGCCCGGTGTTTATAAGACAAAGGCCAGCCttctgttaataaaaataaagagctCACGAATGTTCAGATTTCTTTCGttgagtttgaatatttatttttctgattctGCAATTGACCAGTTTTCAGATCACAccatattttcactgcattattattctattttcaGGACAGTATTGAGTGACACTTGTTGTACTGACCATCATACACAGACATTCAGTATTTTGAACTGAAGACAGCTTTATAATATTTAACGAATAAGATACTCGTTATCGTTAAAGTAACTGTTCCTTTAGGTTTATTTCATAGCCTACAACAGAATTTCTTTGACCCAGGTAGCTGCTCTTCATTTCCTCCGACATTTGAACATTCTGAATTCCACAGGGCGGTGACAAACttctttacaaaataatatcaaGGACGACTTAACATCGTTTCCGCATGCTGGTTTTGGGAAACTGGAGGGTTTCGGAGAATCCATACGCATACGTATGGATCCATACGTATCCTACTTCGTACCAAAAGACACACAGCCCATATCTAACCAACCTTATCTTTTCATCATCAAGGTTTTCATCAATTTCCTCCGAACAAGTCATATAGGAAAACTGCACACTATTCAGCATTATAGATAGGTAGGTACGGATCCAGAATCCTTAATATAATTTGATTAATCTATGTCCCGCACTAACAATATACAGACTGTCTATGAGATGGAATGGTTCTAACTAGAACTTTCGCTCCACAAGATCCTCACAACCGGAATCTGTAGCTTCCCCTCAGTTGTGATTGGACAATAAGTGCAGCGCAGTTTTATTGCGTCGTCTTTTAGTTAAAGGTGAATGATTCTTACAATTTCAGTCAACcgagaaaaaaggaaacatgaaCTCTAGACTTTTGGAATAACCTGCCCTCGTGATTGTTCAATTCCTGTATAGACTAGATATTGATTTAACACAGAGCCAAacgaggaaaacagaaaaacaattgaTTGACACAACTTTGCCGACTCAAGTAAAATACACGAGTGCATTTGCACACTCTTCACTGTATCCAACAGTTTCGCCCCTTGAAATGTTCGTTATTGTTAAACTTGCACAACTGCAgaactttctttaaaaacacactggCACTGTTATCGTGTTATCCAATGGTAACCTTTCTGACACCCAAAAGGCACAGTCGAATGcttttataatgaacaaaaatagttttcagAATGTTAAGTACAGTTAGAAAGACATACAACGTGTTCAGAAatgaacacaatttaaaatcGCTTACAGAGAAATAAATGTTCCCATTATGCTAAATGTTATCATGCCATTAAAGTGCATGTCGTTGGTAACGTTACTTCTACGTCTATCCCAGATGATCTCTATCATTCAGTTTACGACCGAGTTCGTTCAGAATTCTGAATCTTAGAAATCTTAATCCTCATCCCTTTAACGGGCGTGGCAAGCGTCGTTCTTGCTGCTGGTTCCAGCCTTTTCCCAGCTTGCATTGTGAGCTAATATTTTTGGCCACGTCCCCGGGCCACGTCGCGCTTTACTCGCCATTTTCAACCAGCTCAAAGAAAACGCGGATAACGGTTACGTTAGACAGACAAGGCAACAAAATTACAACAGCATAATTAAGCGTGAGAGACGCCCGTGATCTTTAAGCCGTTTTTGTCTGTGGTCACTGAGGGTACCGGCCTCTCCATCCAGCAGCAGTATGAATATTTTTAGACTCACCGGAGATCTCTCTCATTTAGCAGCCATCATCATTCTGCTGCTCAAAATATGGAAAACCAGGTCTTGCGCCGGTAAGTGCAttttatatctatatatattttaccaGGTGCATATCCAACTGCTAGCCAGTCAATTATGTATCTTGAGCAGAACCACTAGAAAACTGAAACGTTAAtgtaactagctaacgttagctgcatTCGCTGTACAGCAACTGACCTGCCCTAACAAAATAGGCCTGCACTAAGCTGTGCTAGCCTGTCAGTTTCATAGCTGCCTGTCTGAGTATCCCCTGGTCGAGTGCTAGCTATATCGCTACGACATTTCATTGAATGTAGGTTATCCAACTTGCTGAGATGACCACCTGAACTCATTATCAACTTCTCTGATAATGGTCTCAATAACGTCAACTTTGGGGTTCCAAATATTCATACAAATTGGATGCAACAGGACTTCCCCACTGTTTGTTTTAGCTATCTCGCTGGCCAGCTAATCAAATATATGCAGTGTACGAGTGCTGTGATATTATTACGTAGGTGTGAGGTGCCTACATTAGCTAGTATTCATGAAAGAGCCGAGAACTACTGCGATTCGACTATTAATTACGCTTGAAGTTTGGTTACTCAAGTTACAGGTTCAGCAAGGATACACACGTTATCCAGTTTCCATGGTTGTTAACAGAACGTTAAACATCAAAGTATATTGCTAATGATAAAGTGACTGAAAAGCAAATCCATTTCCCGCTGGTCTCTGACGTGGCAAGTCCGTCAGGAAAGGCGGATTGGTTTGAAGGAATCATGTTCAGAGTAGAACTTTTGTTTTAGAACTGCAAAGACACGAGAAGTTGATAAATTGCCTttagaaaataatgcatttgagTATTATGTGACCCTTTATGTCTCCTGCTTGGACACGATGAAACCttttttattaataacaatacGATACTTGTCAAAAATAATCGACAATGTTCGCGTCCATTCATAGAGATAGCTAAATATGCCGGACTTGAAGTATTCTCATTTCTGCAATAATTTGTAGTGATTACTCTTCGATCAGCTGGACCGTAAatatgtgtctgtctgagttCTTTGTGTAAGTATAAAAATCCTTGCAAGTTACTGAATTTCCCTCGAGAGTCCTCTccatattatttttctttaataccAACATTTAATGTATTAGCGCAATAGCCACAACGTTGCTTTTACAATTCCCTCTGCAAGAGCAGCAGTTCAAATAATTCTTTGAAAGCATGGCTGTAGTTTATGGCACATTTcggaatgaaaatgttttcaggagGCATGTCGCTACCTGTCTGCCACCTGGCAATGCTAATTTGATGCCAACAATAAGTTGTTGGCTGTCTGCAGTTAGCACTGTGAGATGGTCTTGTGATTGGGACCACTGAATATTATAAGTGTTTGTAGAGATCTCAAGTGTGGCTAGTTAACCACAGCCATCACACTGTTAGCACAGTGGTGCTTTTCGCTGTGGCTCCACCCAAAACCCCTGTCCTATGTGCTAGCTGAGTGGTGTGGTCTGCATCCTTGCTCAGATGTGAgcaattcacaaaaataagactTGGATGCTTGAGGCTGACAGTAGGAAGAACCTGTGCTATTCTTTGAATACTGATCAGATAAGACTGAAATGGTTCAattgttcaaaacaaaataaaagcttcaTGAgctaaatttaatatttatcttTACTGAATTCTTCTTGGTCAGGACACTGCCCCCTCTTATGTAAAGATGGGACTTTAATTGATTAAGTCTGCAGAATGTTATCCTATACCCCTGTGGAAGAATTATTTTTGCTCTGATAAACGGGAAAATAGCCACTCTCTGAACATGGCATGTTGGTGCACTTGATGCGCTTAAATGGCAAACTGACAAGAATCCCATGGACTAATTGATGATACGAAAAGAgcataaatgtacaaatattaaATGATTCCGTTTTTGAAAAACTTGTTCAGCTACATATCACGCCTTACCTCTGAATTTCCATTTGTGGAAAGATGCTGGTGAGACTTTTTACACATTGGGGAAAAAGGATGATTTGACTGATTTATTAAGTTTGAGAAGACTGATTGACTAGGTCGCCAGGTCAAAAGCTAGGCTTGGACCTTGGTCAGATTTCCAGTGCTACGGAGAGCCCAGTTCATTCTTAAGATAAGTAGTACAGAGACAAGGCCTCTTCAAAATATCTGCTTTCAATTTTTTGGTCTACAGGTATTTCTGGGAAAAGCCAGATTCTCTTTGCCTTGGTGTTCACCACTCGCTATCTGGATCTCCTCACCTCTTTCATCTCCCTGTATAACACCACCATGAAGGTGAGACCTTCCCCCCTTTAGTGTGGGTAGTTTGGAGAAAGTTCTACTTCAGCACAGGCAAAGCATTACACTCTTTAAACAGAGCTTTAGATTAACCACTGTTGTATTTTGGTGACTAACCATTGTTTGCTAAAGTAGATTTCACCTTTGTGGCAACTTATTGAAACTGTATCAGAGCTTGATTTGTCAGTACACAAGTTTGTCAAGTGGGATGTTGGTGATTCTGAGACCACTCAGGCCACATTTGTTACAGGTGTGCTTTTGATTAAAGTTccaattgctttttaaaaactcatctATGCTTTCTGAGAGCCTTGCCAGGTTGTTTAGAACCACAGCTTTATTGACTGTATAGCTTTCCCATCACAATTTCCCATAGTGTCAAATCTAATGCATTCTTTtggctaataataaaaattagtGAACAGTTTGAGCTCACCTACTGGCTGTTTTAATATGGATATGCTGTTTTCTGATGCTCCTCTCTGCCCTCTGCACTCCAGGTCATCTACATCGGATGTGCATATGCCACAGTTTACCTGATCTATGCCAAGTTCAAAGCCACGTACGATGGCAACCATGACACCTTCAGAGTGGAGTTCCTGGTTGTTCCTGTGGGTGGCCTGGCATTCCTGGTCAACCATGACTTCTCTCCCCTGGAAGTAAGGCTACATGGACAACGTATCACAATAGAGTGGATCTTTGTGTTTCTTGATATTTACTGCTTCTGTTACGTATTTCACTGTGTACTCTGCTCATCGCTTcacgtgtccctgtgtgtgtatttagctTCCCAGAATGGTCCTAATTTAGTACAGAGTCTTATTGCCATGTTTAAATTCCATAGCACACAGATAAGCTGTCTTTTGTGATGTCTTTCTTGTGATATCTTCAtctgtttatattatattttttattttatatttttttcagatccTGTGGACCTTCTCCATCTATCTGGAGTCTGTGGCCATCCTGCCCCAGCTTTTCATGATCAGCAAGACCGGAGAGGCGGAGACCATCACCACCCACTATCTGTTCTTCCTGGGTCTGTACCGTGCGCTCTACCTCATCAACTGGATCTGGCGCTTCTATTTCGAGGGTTTCTTCGATATGATCGCCATTGTGGCTGGTGTGGTTCAGACAATCCTGTACTGCGACTTCTTCTACTTGTATGTAACAAAAGGTGAGTGCAAGAACGCAGCATCCGCCTGAGGATAGTTGACTTTTGGATGTATAAGGACTGTTTCAATAAGTGTGCTGGTGTTATTGCTCGGACATGGATGATTATAAATTGGTTAATGGCTGTACATAGTCTACAAGGTTTTCGCGTTTTAATGGTCCCCTGATATGGATTGATCTTCTCAGCAGAGATGGCAGTAGTAGTGCTGCAACACCAATAGCCTTCCCCCATCAGATTATTCCAGAGCTCTCTTGACATTTGATCTACTTTCCAAAGTCCTGTCTGATACGTGCAAAAATGACCTGCAGGCTTGCATTCCATCAATAACTGCTTTAACACAAGCCTGTTTTGTTGCTTCAAATTAAGAAGTTTGTAATTGTAAGATATTTTGCAAAGTATTTGATATAAACCTCATTGAATATGAAACTGTTgcgaatatttaaaaaatgataattgtGTAGCTGTTCATTAGCATCAGAGCTAGCATCAGAGTGTTCAACAGTAGAGCTTTTAGTTTGGTCAGTCTTTAAGTCCATCTTCCGCAGCTGTGTTTCATTGCTAAAAGTAATCACAGACTGGAACAGTGGTCTTTaaccatattttaaaaaattcaggaAGTGTGCTTGGATGCAGATTGTAAATATAATATGTTTGAGATGTCAAGCTCTGCTCATAACCCCTCCAATGGCACGTGTCCCTCTCCATCTGCAGTACTGAAAGGAAAGAAGCTGAGCCTGCCAGCCTAAGTGCCAAAGACCTGGGGATCTTGGCAGACTCACAGGGGGGCGTAAGCCATCGTTGCCACCAAGCAAGAGTAAGATGCctgagacagggtgcgagaggAAACCACTACTGTTTTTTGTATCTCCTGATAAAATGTCAACAGCTCCAGAACAAAACCGAGGCCGTCCCTTGGTCTCCACAGCCTTCGGTTTCCTGTTTTATGCATCTTGCCTTACCTTTTTTTATTACTCtgtataaagtaaaaaaaaaagttttctacAAATTTGGTGTACTCTGTAGGTTCCAACTTGCTTTTGCAGCTTACAGGATTAAAACTGTAAATTGCACAATGAAAATTTGGCAATACAAGTCATAGGGATGTTGGTTAAGTAAATATTGACTAAAACGTTTGAgtgtttgaaatttaaaaagacattcAATTTGTTTCCTGATCTTTAGAGGAATATTTTTAGGACATCACAGAACCCTCCTGAATTTGTCAATGTAAAAATCAGAAGTTTACATCAGCTGGtaaatttttaatatttaattttgcctCTACATGGTTCCCTTTGTACATTCCTTGTTAAATTTTCAGTTCTGGCCAGTTACTAAAGAAATTTCTCCCAATGCCATTTGTTTGCTCAGTTTGGATTAAATGACTGACCCTTGTGATTTGTTGGACTTGTATATCTGAAATGTTATGTAGTGGGTATATATCCCAAACTCTCAAAATGGCACCTTTTCAGTGTAGAGGCTTAatgtcccaccccccccacccccccgaagaGATGGCTTAATCGAAGAAAGTATTGCCTTATCTTATATGATCGAATTCCATGCTGTACATAGCTTTCTTCATTTATCATTGGCAAACCTCTTATGCCATTACCCAAAACAAACCTATCCCCTTTTGATTTCTCTTGACTCTGTATCCAGTATGTTATTGATAGTACATTATCTGTACCTGTATTCCATCATCTGGAGTCTCATCATTTCAAAGAGCACCTGAAGGGTTTAGGACAGGTCGTGCCGCCTCTTGTTTGGCAACAGATGACGACGGTGGGGAAGAATCACCCGGGCCCCATGGTAGAGATCGGCTCCTGAAATACATATGCAGTAATTCTTTCACTGAggtaaaacattaaacaatgcCCATAGAATTGTCTACACGATGTGCATATTGTTGAGCTCACAACAGATAACCTTATTTTTAATCTTATGTATGATGTTCTGGGCATTGTTGTATAAAATTAAACTCagtgtagttttgttttttactttttctttagGTTCTACAGCCTTTGCTTCCTTTGTCTTTTCATTCAGATCATTCCTATAGGGacttttgttttaattcttttttttttttactgagctTTTGCATGATGTGACCCTGTGATACCACCTCCAATAAAGATTTTATGGGAAACACAAAGTTTTGATTTATTCCATGAATATAATTTACCTTGGTGGGTCTTGGTGATGTGTTCAAACCCTTTTCTGTTCATGTTTCTGGTGTTCAGTCCTGGTTGGGAAcataactatttatttttatttttataacacaACCTGTTaatccattgtgtgtgtgtgttactgaacAACAAACACATTAAGTATAAATCATAATAGCCTACAACAAATTGCAATGGAGAATGGATGTAGTTATGCTTCTGTATGTTTTAAGTGGTAGAGAATGCCATGGCCAGTGTTAACCAGAACAGAAAAAGAACATGCATTACTGTAACATCAAGCGTCTTTATGAATGACTAATTCTATTAATTGTATGTCTCTCTGGTCACCAGTGAAGGGTTTTCTGCGTGCCCAAACTGATGGAATGTAATTGCAGAAAATAGAGGAATGTCACATTCTGTCCTGAAATAGATTTCAGGATTTTCACTTTTTAGGTTTCTTTCATATTAGTTTTATTTCATGCTTTCAATTAAATGCTTTattaaatttcaattaatattttggaTAATTTAATTTCTTAGGACCCAGCTGGCTTTATGATTTATTGGAGCATCACTTGGTTCATGATCAAAGGCAAGAAAACTCCAAAGCAGCTGGCACAGTGATATATTTCCAGAGATTGTGTATATGAACAGATTAATTTTACCTAATGTATTCACACTTTTGTTTCACACACAGTTTGTATAATTGTGTTCTTTGAGCACAGTGGTCTTTGGGTGCATCATAGGAAATGGTtccatgttaaaaaaagattaaacaatttatttaagaATGATCAGGTtaacatacacatgtacaagcTGAATTgtctgaagtgtattttcatgCTTTTGACCATGAACCCCCATATGCCCCTATACCAGCCACTGTAAAGCTGACGTGGCATCAGAAACTACCGTATCTAAAAGATCCTTCATTATACACAAAAAATGTCTGtgccaattgaaaacatgcactaaaacCGAAATGGcaaaaattacaaatgtgaACCAACCCTTAAAATATTGAAATCCCACCTTTTCCATTTGGTTTTTGATGTAATAACATGCTGTTTTATTATTGGTTTGAATTATTTGAAGTGCACTGCTTTAAAAGAACTTCTTAAAGTTTTCCAGTATTATAGGTTGATTATAGCTGGGTTGAGAATGGAGCATATAAACTTAGCTGGTGTTTGTATAAGTAACACCCAAAGCAAACAGCCCCATGAAGTTTGCCTTATTAAATCTTCAACCATTTTCTTCATTGTACTAACATGATTGAATATTTGACACAACATTATTATCGTTCTTTTTTAAACCTCAAATTTGGAAATGTCCATGGCTAATGAGTGATTTATTCCTTTATAATTTCAAACAATGCAAGCAAATGCAATACAGCtataatgtatttcttttttagttCCCTTTTGGTTTGCAAATGTTTGAATATGTAAGATTGAAAGCCTTTGGCCTGTTGTTGTTGTGCCGTTGACATCTGAATCAATAGGGTCTGCTTGTCAAGTCTGGATGAATGTGAATGCTAAATGTTGCATAACTATTGCATCAGAACCATACATTTCACATTATAAATCCTACCCTAACAGCTCCAATGGCCAATAGATTATTCATTCGTGGAAGCTGGTACAGGGGAAAACTGTATTTATTACTTTACTCTTGGCAGCATTTACAGTGCGATTTTCTGTCATCTCCCCTTGTTTCTGGGCCTGTATCCTTGTTAAAACAGTCCAGTTGGTTATTTACTGGTGTTAAAAttggaaattaaattatgaTCTGCCATCTGATCTCAAAACCAGTGTCTTCCGCATATAATGCCTCTGTGCTTTTTGAGCACAGGATCATTTAAAAGTTATGGATGGATTTTGTTGACACTTGctgaaattatttgatttgGGACAAGCATTGATTTGGTTTTGGAGCTGCTACTGCAGCTGGTAAGAGGATTATAAATTggttgttcattaaaaaaattaaaacaaaaatatatagctATTTAGGATAATTGTTGGGCACTCTTCAAATATATTCAGTGGTTTTTAGAAGGTTAATTATTAACCCTTGACACTTTAAATACAATGTTTATATTCTTTCAAAGAACCACCCCTGGGGTCAACGGCAGAGTTTAAacctctagaccacagaactgcattacaactgaaACGGCTATCCAAATCTGTGAAAATAAGGATTAGCTGTTCTGGTTGTAATGCAATGCTGTGGTCTTGGTGTTTAAACCTAATGTTTAAACTCCACttaagcacactgcaattgcCCCCTGgaacttatttattcatttattcattcattcatgcatctATCACTGCTGATCTGAGTATCAGTCATTGTAATGGGTGTAATTTCTGTCTACAGTACGTATCCCTGTCATTAAATTTACCATCTTGATTCAACGGTTTCGTCAGACGGAACTACTCTCAATCACTTTGGTTGGATAGGGACTGTTATCATGTAACACGCGGGTATGACAACAACAAGGGAGGGCAACAAGCGGGGACACCAGGAGCAAGGAACTAGCGATCTGTCAGACGTTGATTTTTTGGGCTTTGTTTTCTTATTGTTgtgcaatgaaaatgaaattgattttgtttgACTGAGATTATGGTTAAATGTTTATTATCATCTTAACCGTTGCGGCTAGTCGTGTCAATGTCTTGAACAGACAACAACGATGGCATGA
Protein-coding sequences here:
- the kdelr2b gene encoding ER lumen protein-retaining receptor 2b, whose amino-acid sequence is MNIFRLTGDLSHLAAIIILLLKIWKTRSCAGISGKSQILFALVFTTRYLDLLTSFISLYNTTMKVIYIGCAYATVYLIYAKFKATYDGNHDTFRVEFLVVPVGGLAFLVNHDFSPLEILWTFSIYLESVAILPQLFMISKTGEAETITTHYLFFLGLYRALYLINWIWRFYFEGFFDMIAIVAGVVQTILYCDFFYLYVTKVLKGKKLSLPA